The uncultured Carboxylicivirga sp. genomic interval CTCAAACCGGAACCGGTAAAACTTTTGCCTACATTTTGCCATTGTTGCGTCAGTTAAAATTTTCGAATCAACGCCATCCTCGCATTTTGGTGCTTGTTCCAACACGCGAATTAGTTGAACAGGTTGCCGGCGAATTTAAAAAGTTAACCGAATATATGTCGGTGCGTATTGGTGGTGTGTATGGTGGTACCAATATTAATACGCAAAAAGCATTGGTGTACGATGGATTAGATATTTTAGTAGCCACACCGGGTCGTTTAATCGATTTATCGTTAACGGGAGTACTCCGTCTTAAATCAATCCAAAAACTGGTAATTGACGAGGTGGATGAGATGCTTAATCTGGGTTTCCGATCACAGTTGGAACAAATTATGGATTTATTACCCGATCGTCGTCAGAACCTGATGTTTTCTGCAACAATCACCGAAGATGTTGATAAGCTGATTGAACATCACTTTTATCAACCCGAAAGAGTAGAAGTAGCAGCTACAGGAACTCCATTGGAAAACATCTTCCAGAGTGGTTACCTCGCCCCTAACTTTTATACAAAACGTAACTTACTAATTCATTTGCTCGAATCAAATGAAGAAATGCATAAAGTACTTGTATTCGTTAAAAACAAGCAGATTGCAGATCTTCTGTTTAACGAGCTCGATCAGCAATATCCCGAATTAATTGGTGTAATTCATTCCAATAAATCGCAAAACAACCGTTTCCGCACGGTTGAAGAGTTCTTGAATGGTACACGTCGCGTTTTAATTGCAACCGATGTAATTGCACGTGGTATGGATATTCAACATGTTAGCCATGTGGTAAACTACGATATGCCAGAAGCACCAGAAGCATATATTCATAGAATTGGCCGAACCGGACGTGCCGATGCTAAAGGTTTAGCCATCGCTTTTGTATCAGATAATGAAATGGAAGAATGGGAGGCTGTACAGAAATTAATGAAAAAAACGGTAACAATAGATCCTCTTCCTGATGATGTAAAAACATCTGAAATGTTACTTCCATCAGAAGAAGAAGTTTTGGCGGGGCTTAAAATTAACAAAGCACCCAAACCAGTTATCAAAAGTGGTCCGGCATTTCACGAAAAGAAAGAAAAAAACAAAAAAGTTAATTTGGGAGGTTCCTATCGACGAAAATTAGCTGCGAAATATAAAAAACCTAAAACCCGAGGTCAGAAACGCAAATAAGCTATCGATACACCCGCATTCAATGAAAAATAAAATACTGTTTTTAATCAATCCCATTTCGGGTATTGGTAAGCAAAAAACAATTGAAAACCTCCTTGAAAAGGATTTTGACACCGAAAAAGGAGAATATGAAATACAATATACACAGTATGCCGGACATGCTCATGAGTTAGCAAAGGATGCTGTAAACAAATTTGATGCAGTGGTTGCTGTTGGTGGCGACGGAACTGTTAACGAAGTTGGTTCTGCTTTGATCAACAGCAAAACAGCCATGGCTATTATCCCAACCGGTTCGGGAAATGGTTTGGCTCGTTATCTGCAAATACCACTTCGAATAAACAGAGCGATACAGGTTATCAATCATATGAAGATAAAAAACATTGATACCTTAACTATCAATGGCAAAGCTTCATTAAATGTGGCAGGTATTGGTTTTGATGCTTTCATCAGTCATAAGTTCGCAAATATTAAGGAACGTGGCCCAATTGCCTATATGAAGATGATTCCTAAAGAATTTGCCAACTACAAATCACAAACCTATACTATTAGTATCGAAGGCGAAAAATATAAACTTCCGGCTTTTCTAATAAGTTTTGCCAATTCATCGCAATGGGGAAATAACGTACATATTGCACCTCAAGCTAAAATTGATGATGGTTTGATAGATGTATGCATCATCAAGGAATTTCCAAAATTTACAGCTCCGGCACTATTGATCAGTCTTTTGGATCAAAGTCTTGATCAACGCCCCTACGATGTTATTACTCGCACAAAAAAAATATTGATAGAATGCGAAGAATCAATGTTAGGGCATGTTGATGGCGAACCCGTTGAATTGGGATCTAAAGCAGAAATAAAAATCAATCCTTTATCGTTAAAAGTAATTGTTCCTCCTGATGATTTTAATAAAAACATTTTACTGGAACCTTTACATTCATTAAAAGAATTGATTCCACCATTACCACACATTCCCAACCTACCTCATTTGCATAAAGGTTTGTTGGGAAATGATGACAAATAAAATCACTGTTTTGCCAATTGAATAGAATCAAAGTCAAGATGATGCAAAATTTCTCGTAATATCAGAATGATTGCAACATCTTGCTGATTAACGTCAATACCCGAAATCACAGGAGAAGCCCCCATAACAATGTAGGCATACTGATTAAACAAATCTTCAACCCGTTGACGCGCATAGCTATCTTCTGTTAATCCATTTTTTCGAAATAAATTCATAACATTTTCATCTACCGAAACCAATTGATCATTTGTGTTGAGCAGAGCTTTATTACTCATCAATTCATCCTCGATATAATTTATAGCATATTCTATTTCTGCCTCTGTAGGTAACTCATGTTTAAAATACGTAGATCGGATATATTCATATCCAATTGGCAACATTAATTCATCAATCAACGAATTATTATCTAAGATTTGAAAACGAATCACATCTTCTTCAATAAATAGTTTGCGAATATTATTTTGTTTGTTCATCTGTCTGT includes:
- a CDS encoding DEAD/DEAH box helicase, translating into MKFSELNINTVLLNALTDLGFEEATPIQEKAFPVVMSGKDMVGIAQTGTGKTFAYILPLLRQLKFSNQRHPRILVLVPTRELVEQVAGEFKKLTEYMSVRIGGVYGGTNINTQKALVYDGLDILVATPGRLIDLSLTGVLRLKSIQKLVIDEVDEMLNLGFRSQLEQIMDLLPDRRQNLMFSATITEDVDKLIEHHFYQPERVEVAATGTPLENIFQSGYLAPNFYTKRNLLIHLLESNEEMHKVLVFVKNKQIADLLFNELDQQYPELIGVIHSNKSQNNRFRTVEEFLNGTRRVLIATDVIARGMDIQHVSHVVNYDMPEAPEAYIHRIGRTGRADAKGLAIAFVSDNEMEEWEAVQKLMKKTVTIDPLPDDVKTSEMLLPSEEEVLAGLKINKAPKPVIKSGPAFHEKKEKNKKVNLGGSYRRKLAAKYKKPKTRGQKRK
- a CDS encoding diacylglycerol kinase family lipid kinase: MKNKILFLINPISGIGKQKTIENLLEKDFDTEKGEYEIQYTQYAGHAHELAKDAVNKFDAVVAVGGDGTVNEVGSALINSKTAMAIIPTGSGNGLARYLQIPLRINRAIQVINHMKIKNIDTLTINGKASLNVAGIGFDAFISHKFANIKERGPIAYMKMIPKEFANYKSQTYTISIEGEKYKLPAFLISFANSSQWGNNVHIAPQAKIDDGLIDVCIIKEFPKFTAPALLISLLDQSLDQRPYDVITRTKKILIECEESMLGHVDGEPVELGSKAEIKINPLSLKVIVPPDDFNKNILLEPLHSLKELIPPLPHIPNLPHLHKGLLGNDDK